GAAAGGTGGTGTTTCTTTTTCAAGTATGCAGAGGATACTACAGATGAAGACTTAAGGAATATAGCAGAAAAATCACCAATAATAAAGCTAGCGTATGATGAGTTAGACAAGTTTCGCTGGAATGAGAAAGATCTAATAGCATATGAAGAAAGATTAATGGACCTACGCAAAGAAGAAGGCATCCTCGCTCAAAAACTTGATGATGCTACTGAAAAAGGCAGACAAGAAGGCAGAGCGGAGGGGAGAGAGGAAGGAAAAATTGAAGTGGCAAAGGCAATGCTGGCTGATAATGTTGACGTCAACACTATTGTCAAATTTACCGGTCTTTCCATTAGTGAAATTGAAAGAATTGCAAGATTAAAAGACACTTAACTTAACGCAATACAGTAAGTGCTAGAATGACGAAAGAAAAGTGCACTACTGGTTTCTCATACGGGTATACGAGAATCTAATGATTGGTATAAATAAACGTGCTTTTTTGTTATTAAAGCTTTAACCAAGGCGTTTATAACGTCCATTAAGCACGATAAAGAAAATCATTTGTAATTGCTATGGCAACCAGCGTTGAAACTTGACGAGCCTTGTGATTTGATAAATAGAGATTTTTATCTGACTTCACAACAAGCGCTTCTGGATGACTTTGAAAGTAGATATTACCATGCTTATCTTCAATAGCCTCTATTACCCCATCACTGGAAAATGCTGCAACTTTATATCCTAGTAACTCTAACTTTTTTCTGTTTTCCGGCGTATTACTTACTGCTCCTGAATGAGCATCTGGAAAACATGTTGAAAACCAGCCATTTTCGTCAGGTGGTAAAAATTTAGCCACCACCTCTGCTAAACGACTGTTTGGAACAATTTTAATCTGCTGGAGAGGTACACTCTCTTGCTGTGGATTAGGTGCTGATTTTAAATGAGATCTTTGCTTCTCTTCATCACTTACAAGATTTGCCACACTCACTACTTCAATTCCTTTTGCATTCATGATACCTTGTAAACCGCCACATATGCCAAGTAAATGGATTGTAGGATTATCATCTACTATTTTCACAATTGCTTCAGTAACAAGCTGGCGACAAGGAGTAGGAGGAAAAGGTTCAGAGTGTAAATTATAGTAATTTCCTGGAATAAATATCCTATTTATTTTGTGCTCTTTAATAAACTTTGCAACTTCAACTTTTATTCTGTCTAATGTCAGCTTCCTTGCCAATATTTCATCTTGTTTTGCAAGATTAAGTGACTCTGCCTGAATTTTTTTAAGGCTAATTATTTTATTATAATCAATTAGTACAGTTTTGACTCCCCAATTATTAAACATCTCGTAGATATTTTGAGATAAGCCAATCTCATGTGGATATGTTTCTTCTTCTGTTTTCAATAAACCAACAACTATGTCACCATTTATTGAATGCAAATTTTCACTAGTGCCTGCATAAGCAATGCTGCTAAATAACAGAATTACACTTAATAAGATATTAAATACTTTATTATAATATCTATACAACATAATTTACTACACTAATATTCATGTAAATATCATAACACATAATAGAGTATTTTGCAACAAGAAGGTAAATTTATTAAGGAAGGGAAAGTGGCCTGAGCAGGAATCGAACCAGCGACACAAGGATTTTCAGTCCTTTGCTCTACCAACTGAGCTATCAGGCCAACCATATGCTTTCATTTTTAGATAAAAAATGTTATTATGTCTATCAAAAGTTTTTAAAGTAATTTATATAAAAATAAAGGATGAGCATTAATAACAGAATAGGAATTTACCCTGGAACATTTGACCCTATAACCTTTGGACATATTGACATAATAAAAAGAGCATGTAAACTAGTTGATAAATTAATAATTGGTGTTGCAGAAAATGTTAATAAGTACACTGCCTTTGACGTAAAGTTGCGCACAAGCATGGCTAAAAATGAAATTAAAAAACTAGGAATTGGCGCAGATGTTGTATCTTTTAATGGGCTGTTAATGAAGTTTGCTAAAGAGCAGAATGCCTCTGTCATTATTAGAGGACTCAGAGCAGTATCGGATTTTGATTATGAGTTTCAAATGAGTTGGGTAAATTATAAACTTCTTCCTGAAATTGAAACCATATTTCTTCCTGCCTCTGAGGATACCCAATTTATTTCATCAAGTTTTGTAAAAGAAATAGCAAGATTAGGGGAAAGTGTTAGCAAATTTGTGCCAGAGGGCGTTCAGAAGGAATTGATTAATCTAAGCAGGATAAGAAGTGAAGAATAATGTTTATTTTCTATTCCCAAACATGTATATTCAATACATAAAACATTATAAACTAAAGGAGCAATATGACAGTGAGGGATAATGATATAATAATTTGTTGTCGTGGTGATGAGGACGATGATGGTTCTGGTCATCCATTAATATACTTGTATAAAGAAGGAAGCGAAACATTCTGTCCTTATTGTAATAAGCCAATGAATGAAGAATTTAAATATGAAGAGTCTGAAGAATCTGAAAGATTTAAATCCAACGAAGAATCTAAATCTGTTGAAGGGTGCATTGTGAAAGCAGTTAATGAAAAGAAGAGAACCCATGGATGAAATAACACTTCATTCTTTTTAGCTAGCTTATATAGATTGCAATAAGGGGAGCAGTGAAAATGAAACTGTCCATACGATCGAGTACTCCTCCATGGCCAGGTATCATACTTCCACTATCTTTAACATTGTAAACTCTTTTAATGAGTGATTCAGTGAAATCACCAAGTTGTGCTAAAGTAGCAATTGCGAGGCCAATTATTGGAGAATAAAAGACTGAAAATAAACCTAAAAATATTGATCCGAAAATTGTACACACTATTCCAGCTAGGATTGCACCAAGAAGTCCTGACCAAGTTTTTCCGGGGCTAATAATTGGACAAATTTTAGCTCCACTAAAATTCTTACCAAATAGGTAGGCAGTGATATCAATGCTCCAAATGGTTAAGATGAGCCATACTAATGTATATTTTCCCTGCGGCAGGTTATATAGGTATATCAATGAGGCATTTGGTAGCGCAATCAATAGTAATGCGAAAACGTATAAGATTCTGTTCCCCCGAGTTAGGTTATACCATTCAAAAGAAGATAAAACTGCTATCGAAAAAATTAGTAGATAAAACGATAAATCGCTGAAATATGTAGCAAAAGAGAATATAAGCAATATTACTATTGAAGACAGTATTCTAATCACAAAATTATTATCTGCCATATCTTTTTTCTCTTTTCGTATAATCTTCTAATGCTTTACCCAAATCTTGACAAGAAAAATCAGGCCACAAAGTATCACAAAAATATAATTCAGCGTAAGCTGCTTGCCACAATAAAAAGTTACTTAACCTTTTTTCACCGCCAGTGCGAATCAACAAATCCAACTTCGGCAAATCTTTAGTATATAGAAATTTTTCAAATTCGTCTTCTGATACATGAGCAATATTTTCTTTCATAATGTTGCTTACAGCATGTATAATTTCTTGCTTTGCTCCGTAGCTGACCGCTACAGTAAGTAATAAACCATCGTTCTTATGTGTTATTTCCTCTGCTTTTTTAATTTGATCAAGTATTTTTTTTGGTAACAAACTTAAATTACCGATAAAACTCAACTTAATATTATGATTGCAAATGAAATTGATTTTATCCTCGTCAGTTAGAACAGAGTAAAATAAACCAAATAGATGGTCAGTTTCTTCTTTAGGCCTAAGCCAATTCTCCATGGAAAATGCGTACAAAGTCAAATAGGGTATGGCTAGGGTTGTGCAATGCTTAGCAATGTCATATGCAACCTCACTGCCCTTTCTATAACCATCAATTTTTATCTTCCCTTGGTTGTTTGCCCACCGACCATTGCCATCCATAATGATTGCTAAGTGTTTTGGTAGAGACTCAAGATTCAACATTTAGAGTTCACCCGATGTCATAAAAGTAACTGACACACAGCTATACGAACATTGTACTACCAGGAGGGTGTCATTCCAGTGCCCCGACACTGGAATCCAGAAATTTGATTGCAAGTGAGCACACTGAGCTGATAAGCATAAAAATAGCTGTCTTATGCTAAAACAAACGTCTTTGACGAGATTGTATGAAAAGCTGGATCCCAGTGTCAAGCACTGGGATGACACCTTTGTTTTTGAGGCAAAAACGGCTAACACACTGCCTCCGCGGACAAATGTTCGTACAGTTGCGTGTCAGCTACTCGGATGATATCTTTGCATGTAATTCGTTTTTTTTTACTATTGAAGGCTTCTTTCATATCAACTTAGTGATTCAGTATATCTTTTTCTTTAATAGATAACTCGCTATCAATCTTTTTGATATTATCATCAGTAATATTCTGTATTTCCTTTTTAGCACTATGAAGATCATCTTCTGAGATTTCTTTACTTTCCTGCATTTTCTCTATTTCTTCCATAATATCTCTACGTATATTTCTAATGGCAACTCGCGCATTTTCAGCAAACTGGTGCAATAATTTCACTAATCTTTCACGGGTTTCTTGC
This genomic stretch from Wolbachia endosymbiont of Cimex lectularius harbors:
- a CDS encoding phosphatidate cytidylyltransferase translates to MADNNFVIRILSSIVILLIFSFATYFSDLSFYLLIFSIAVLSSFEWYNLTRGNRILYVFALLLIALPNASLIYLYNLPQGKYTLVWLILTIWSIDITAYLFGKNFSGAKICPIISPGKTWSGLLGAILAGIVCTIFGSIFLGLFSVFYSPIIGLAIATLAQLGDFTESLIKRVYNVKDSGSMIPGHGGVLDRMDSFIFTAPLIAIYIS
- a CDS encoding gamma-glutamyl-gamma-aminobutyrate hydrolase family protein (Members of this family of hydrolases with an active site Cys residue belong to MEROPS family C26.) — encoded protein: MYRYYNKVFNILLSVILLFSSIAYAGTSENLHSINGDIVVGLLKTEEETYPHEIGLSQNIYEMFNNWGVKTVLIDYNKIISLKKIQAESLNLAKQDEILARKLTLDRIKVEVAKFIKEHKINRIFIPGNYYNLHSEPFPPTPCRQLVTEAIVKIVDDNPTIHLLGICGGLQGIMNAKGIEVVSVANLVSDEEKQRSHLKSAPNPQQESVPLQQIKIVPNSRLAEVVAKFLPPDENGWFSTCFPDAHSGAVSNTPENRKKLELLGYKVAAFSSDGVIEAIEDKHGNIYFQSHPEALVVKSDKNLYLSNHKARQVSTLVAIAITNDFLYRA
- the uppS gene encoding polyprenyl diphosphate synthase: MLNLESLPKHLAIIMDGNGRWANNQGKIKIDGYRKGSEVAYDIAKHCTTLAIPYLTLYAFSMENWLRPKEETDHLFGLFYSVLTDEDKINFICNHNIKLSFIGNLSLLPKKILDQIKKAEEITHKNDGLLLTVAVSYGAKQEIIHAVSNIMKENIAHVSEDEFEKFLYTKDLPKLDLLIRTGGEKRLSNFLLWQAAYAELYFCDTLWPDFSCQDLGKALEDYTKREKRYGR
- the coaD gene encoding pantetheine-phosphate adenylyltransferase, with product MSINNRIGIYPGTFDPITFGHIDIIKRACKLVDKLIIGVAENVNKYTAFDVKLRTSMAKNEIKKLGIGADVVSFNGLLMKFAKEQNASVIIRGLRAVSDFDYEFQMSWVNYKLLPEIETIFLPASEDTQFISSSFVKEIARLGESVSKFVPEGVQKELINLSRIRSEE